In Fusarium falciforme chromosome 9, complete sequence, the sequence CCAGTCTTGCGCAGAGTAGAAACGCGCCGCTCAGCTTGCGGTGCAGACTGTAAGTCTCCTCTGGCGGGGGTGCCAGTCGCTCATGAAGCATGACGGGGATGAGGGCCTTGACGCGCTCCGTGATGGTCTGGTCCTTGAAGTCGTACACCTCGGGAGCACTGGCCAGGAATGGCTCTGCCAGGGTAAGAACAGACTTTGTGTGTGCTTCCACCATGGTCCGGCTCTCGAGGCCCGTCAGGTAGCCCAGCTTCTCCGACAAGTCCTTAACGGCCGCCTTGTCAGAGCGCGACGCAGCGGCGAGGAGTTGGACGTACTGAGTCACAAACTCCTCTGGATACTCACGCGAGGCGCCAAAGTCGAGCaactcgagcttctcgaggtcaGCATTGTAGAGAAAGTTTGTCCAGTTGGGGTCCGTCTGCATGAAACGGAACTCGGTAATCTCGCGGAGGCACAGGCGGAGGATCTGGGTGCCGATCCAGTCTCGCTGTTCCTGTGTAAACGACGTGATGCGCGTCACGCCGATGCCATCCATAAAATCCATGGTGAGCACCTGCTTGCCCGAGGCCTCAGGGTACACCGACGGCACGAGAAACACGTCCTGCTCGGAACTGAGGAGTTCCTGGTAGCGCTGGGCGCACTTGGCCTCGCGCTCATAGTCGCACTCCCAACCGAGCTCGAGACGAGCGTTGTCGATGGTCTTGTTAAGGTACAGGCCCTTGGGCAGGAGCTTGGTAGCCGTGAGAAGGATGCTCAGGTTGTCCAGATCCGAGTTGATAGAGTCGGCAACGCCGGGGAATTGAATCTTGACGGCAACTCGGTTGCCGTTCTTGAGGACCGCCTTGTGCACCTGACCGATAGACGCCGCAGCAatgggcttctcctcaaaCTCGCTAAACAGCTCTCGCCACTCAGCACCGAGGTTAGCAGCAAGAACGCGGTCACGCTGCCAAGCGGGCATGTAATCAGCACGGTCCTGAACACGCTGCAGCACCTCCTGGATAGGAGCCGGGAGCATCTTTGTGTCCTGGAAGCTCATCATCTGACCGAGCTTTAAAGCGGCACCACGCATGCGAGAGAGCTTAGCGACGAGCCGCTCCATGTTCTTGCCGCTGAGTAGGATAGATCCTTCACCTCCGCCGCCAAAGGCTCGGCTGACGCCTTCAGTCATGGCTCCTCCAAGCATGCCCGCTGCGAGACCGCCATAGTTCCAGATTCGGCTGATGCGGGAGGATGGGACCTTAGATTCTCTGAGAGAATATGCGGGGGTTTGGGGTGGGACAGGTTCGCCGACTATCTCCTTTGCAGCTTGGACAACCTCCTCATCGATCTTCTCGTCAACCTTCTCGGGCTCAGGTTTTGAGGCAGCCTCTGGCTGAGGTGCAGCCACTTCCTCCGCAGGAATTGATGCCTTGGGAGTCTCCTCTGGCTGAGGCGTGGCCAGTTCCTCCGTAGGAGTAGCCAATTCCTCCACAGGCTTAGTTACCGGTTGGACTGGTGTCTCCTCAATCTTGACCTCAGGCTCTCGAGGCTTCTCAGGAGCTGGCTTGAAGCTCTGCTCAGGTTGTACTGGAGGTGGTAGGGGCCAATTGCGTAGAGGATGCTCCTTCGCAgggcctccagctccaggccGCGGCGGGGGAGCTCCCGGTCTGCCTTTTTTCTTCAATTGATCCAATATCATGGACCCTCTTGTGGTGTGAAAGATATTGACGTCGATTCCTGGTGGTAGATCGAGTTCCTCCTCTGTTGACTTGGGAGCAGCTTGTTGCAGCGGATTCGGCCTGAAACTGGGAATACCACCATCAGACGGTGTCTTTTCCGTCCTTGTAGCCTCCGCCTTAACCTCTTGTGTCTGTACTCGGTCCTTCGGCGTCTCGACTATCGGTTCCGTAGCTTGCGCAGCCGGCGCAGCCTGCTCGTAAACGACCTCATCGCTCTCCTCCGCAGCAGCCGTTCTCTCATAAGCTCCCCTCTGCGCAGCTCTATTCCTCAGCGCC encodes:
- a CDS encoding ABC1 domain-containing protein, yielding MRFVDFAIDLAAVLNASRGVAAKHVALRGRQLENYSRTSSVAAALRNRAAQRGAYERTAAAEESDEVVYEQAAPAAQATEPIVETPKDRVQTQEVKAEATRTEKTPSDGGIPSFRPNPLQQAAPKSTEEELDLPPGIDVNIFHTTRGSMILDQLKKKGRPGAPPPRPGAGGPAKEHPLRNWPLPPPVQPEQSFKPAPEKPREPEVKIEETPVQPVTKPVEELATPTEELATPQPEETPKASIPAEEVAAPQPEAASKPEPEKVDEKIDEEVVQAAKEIVGEPVPPQTPAYSLRESKVPSSRISRIWNYGGLAAGMLGGAMTEGVSRAFGGGGEGSILLSGKNMERLVAKLSRMRGAALKLGQMMSFQDTKMLPAPIQEVLQRVQDRADYMPAWQRDRVLAANLGAEWRELFSEFEEKPIAAASIGQVHKAVLKNGNRVAVKIQFPGVADSINSDLDNLSILLTATKLLPKGLYLNKTIDNARLELGWECDYEREAKCAQRYQELLSSEQDVFLVPSVYPEASGKQVLTMDFMDGIGVTRITSFTQEQRDWIGTQILRLCLREITEFRFMQTDPNWTNFLYNADLEKLELLDFGASREYPEEFVTQYVQLLAAASRSDKAAVKDLSEKLGYLTGLESRTMVEAHTKSVLTLAEPFLASAPEVYDFKDQTITERVKALIPVMLHERLAPPPEETYSLHRKLSGAFLLCARLGSKVRCREMFEEALAKGGYLDA